The Acinonyx jubatus isolate Ajub_Pintada_27869175 chromosome D1, VMU_Ajub_asm_v1.0, whole genome shotgun sequence genome includes a window with the following:
- the LOC106966080 gene encoding olfactory receptor 52M1-like, which produces MFISNNACLVPSSFWLTGIPGLESLHIWLSIPFSSMYLVAVVGNVTILAVIKMERSLHQPMYFFLCMLAVIDLVLSTSTMPKLLAIFWFGACNIDLDACLTQMFFIHCFATVESGIFLAMAFDRYVAICDPLHHTSVLTHAVVGRLGLAALLRGVLYIGPLPLMIRLRLPLYRTQIIAHSYCEHMAVVTMACGDTTVNNFYGMGIGFLVLILDSLAITVSYVMIFKAVMGLGTPEARLKTLGTCSSHICAILVFYIPIAVSSLTHRFGHDVPPHIHILLANFYLLIPPILNPVVYAVRTKQIRERFLHILKAESQPK; this is translated from the coding sequence ATGTTCATATCTAACAATGCCTGCTTGGTGCCTAGTTCTTTCTGGCTTACTGGAATTCCAGGGCTGGAGTCCCTGCACATCTGGCTTTCTATTCCCTTCAGCTCTATGTACCTGGTGGCTGTGGTGGGGAATGTGACCATCCTGGCGGTGATAAAGATGGAACGCAGCCTGCACCaacccatgtacttcttcctatGCATGTTGGCTGTCATTGACTTGGTCCTGTCAACCTCTACCATGCCCAAACTGCTAGCTATCTTCTGGTTTGGTGCCTGCAACATTGACCTGGATGCCTGCTTGACTCAGATGTTCTTCATCCACTGCTTTGCCACTGTTGAGTCAGGCATCTTCCTTGCCATGGCTTTTGATCGCTATGTCGCTATTTGTGACCCATTACACCACACCTCAGTGCTCACTCATGCAGTGGTGGGTCGTTTGGGCCTGGCTGCCCTCCTCCGTGGAGTACTCTACATTGGACCCCTACCTCTGATGATTCGCCTGAGGCTGCCCCTTTACCGGACCCAAATCATTGCCCATTCCTATTGTGAGCACATGGCTGTAGTCACCATGGCATGTGGTGACACAACAGTCAACAACTTTTATGGAATGGGAATTGGCTTCCTGGTATTGATCTTGGATTCATTAGCCATCACTGTCTCCTATGTGATGATTTTCAAGGCTGTAATGGGATTGGGCACCCCTGAGGCTAGGCTTAAAACCCTAGGGACATGTAGTTCTCATATTTGTGCAATTCTTGTCTTCTATATCCCCATTGCTGTTTCTTCTCTCACTCACCGCTTTGGACATGATGTGCCTCCCCATATCCATATCCTTTTGGCCAACTTTTACCTCCTCATCCCACCCATCCTCAACCCAGTTGTCTATGCTGTCCGTACCAAACAGATTCGAGAgagatttctccacatccttaagGCAGAGTCTCAACCCAAGTGA
- the LOC128311854 gene encoding olfactory receptor 52K1, translated as MTASNVTTTHPTSFLLVGIPGLEHQHVWISIPFSFAYTLALLGNCTLLFIIQTDAALHEPMYLFLAMLAVIDLVLSSTTLPKMLAIFWFRDQEINFYACLVQMFFLHSFSIMESAVLLAMAFDRYVAICKPLHYTTVLTRSLITRIGMAAVTRAVTLMTPLPFLLRRFHYCRGPLIAHCYCEHMAVVRLACGDTRFNNIYGIAVAMFIVVLDLLFVILSYIFILRAVLQLASQEARYKAFGTCVSHIGAILSTYTPVVISSVMHRVARQAAPHVHILLAIFYLLFPPMINPIIYGIKTKQIRDHVLSLFQRKNV; from the coding sequence ATGACAGCCTCCAATGTTACCACAACTCATCCAACTTCCTTCCTGCTGGTAGGAATTCCAGGTTTGGAACACCAGCATGTCTGGATCTCTATTCCATTCTCCTTCGCCTATACTCTGGCCCTGCTAGGTAACTGCACCCTCCTCTTCATCATCCAGACCGATGCAGCCCTCCACGAGCCCATGTACCTCTTTCTGGCCATGCTGGCAGTCATTGATCTGGTTCTCTCTTCTACAACACTTCCCAAAATGCTAGCTATTTTTTGGTTCAGAGATCAGGAGATCAACTTCTATGCCTGTCTGGTCCAGATGTTCTTTCTCCACTCCTTCTCTATCATGGAGTCAGCAGTGCTTCTGGCCATGGCCTTTGATCGCTATGTGGCTATCTGCAAGCCACTGCACTACACCACAGTCCTGACTCGGTCCCTTATCACTAGGATTGGCATGGCTGCTGTGACTCGGGCTGTGACACTAATGACTCCACTCCCCTTTCTGCTCAGACGTTTCCACTACTGCCGAGGCCCCCTAATTGCCCACTGCTACTGTGAGCACATGGCTGTGGTAAGGCTTGCCTGTGGGGACACTCGCTTCAACAATATCTATGGCATTGCTGTGGCCATGTTTATAGTGGTGTTGGACCTGCTCTTTGTTATCCTGTCTTATATCTTCATCCTTCGAGCAGTTCTACAGCTTGCCTCTCAGGAGGCCCGTTACAAGGCCTTCGGGACATGTGTGTCTCACATAGGTGCCATCTTGTCCACCTACACACCTGTGGTCATCTCCTCAGTCATGCACCGTGTGGCTCGCCAGGCTGCCCCTCATGTCCACATACTCCTTgctattttctatcttctttttccaCCCATGATCAACCCCATCATTTATGGCATCAAGACCAAACAGATTCGTGATCATGTGCTCAGTCTATTTCAAAGAAAGAATGTGTAG